In the genome of Halictus rubicundus isolate RS-2024b chromosome 9, iyHalRubi1_principal, whole genome shotgun sequence, one region contains:
- the LOC143357038 gene encoding L-lactate dehydrogenase isoform X1 — translation MLFFRVYNLSSGCKLTRGLLLRRNILETMTSIKDKLLSTVTEPVPAGRNKISIVGVGQVGMACAFSILTNNVSSDVVLVDVMADKLKGEMMDLQHGSAFLKNAKINASTDYAATANSSICIVTAGARQREGETRLNLVQRNTDIFKGIIPQLVKYSPNTILLIVSNPVDILTYVAWKISGLSKNRVIGSGTNLDSARFRFLLSQRLNVAPTSCHGWIIGEHGDTSVPVWSGVNVAGVRLRDLNEDVGTEKDVEKWSELHKQVVDSAYEVIKLKGYTSWAIGLSVSHLASAILRNSNQVHAVSTLVTGYHGIDEEVFLSLPCTLGEGGVTFIVQQKLTDSELALLSKSAKTMHEVQTDLKF, via the exons ATGCTGTTCTTCAGGGTGTACAATCTGTCGTCCGGATGCAAATTGACGCGGGGACTTTTGCTTCGGAGAAACATCCTCGA AACAATGACAAGTATCAAGGACAAGCTGCTGAGCACGGTGACGGAACCAGTCCCAGCCGGCAGGAACAAGATCTCCATTGTCGGCGTGGGTCAGGTCGGCATGGCGTGCGCCTTCAGCATCCTGACAAAC AACGTGTCTAGCGACGTGGTTCTAGTAGACGTGATGGCGGACAAGCTAAAAGGAGAGATGATGGATCTCCAACACGGCAGCGCGTTCTTGAAGAACGCGAAGATCAACGCCAGCACGGACTACGCTGCAACCGCGAACTCCAGTATTTGTATAGTGACCGCCGGTGCTAGGCAAAGGGAAGGGGAAACCCGACTGAACCTGGTTCAAAGGAACACCGACATCTTCAAGGGCATCATCCCGCAGTTGGTCAAATATAGTCCTAACACCATCTTGTTGATCGTTTCGAATCCGGTCGACATTTTGACTTACGTGGCCTGGAAGATCTCTGGCTTGTCGAAGAACCGCGTGATCGGAAGCGGCACCAATCTCGACTCTGCTCGCTTCCGGTTCCTTTTATCGCAGAGGCTGAACGTTGCGCCTACGTCCTGCCACGGATGGATCATTGGGGAGCATGGCGACACTAGTG TGCCGGTATGGTCGGGAGTGAACGTGGCCGGTGTCAGGTTGCGCGATCTAAACGAAGACGTTGGAACTGAAAAGGACGTTGAGAAATGGAGTGAGCTGCACAAGCAGGTGGTCGACAGCGCTTACGAAGTAATCAAGCTCAAAGGGTACACGTCGTGGGCCATTGGACTGAGCGTTTCGCACCTTGCATCGGCCATTTTGCGAAACTCGAACCAGGTTCATGCGGTCTCCACGCTAGTTACC GGTTACCACGGTATCGACGAGGAAGTATTCCTCTCCCTGCCATGCACATTAGGCGAAGGAGGAGTGACCTTCATCGTCCAGCAGAAGTTAACAGACAGCGAGCTCGCTCTCTTAAGCAAATCTGCAAAAACGATGCACGAAGTCCAAACAGACCTAAAGTTCTAG
- the LOC143357038 gene encoding L-lactate dehydrogenase isoform X2 produces the protein MTSIKDKLLSTVTEPVPAGRNKISIVGVGQVGMACAFSILTNNVSSDVVLVDVMADKLKGEMMDLQHGSAFLKNAKINASTDYAATANSSICIVTAGARQREGETRLNLVQRNTDIFKGIIPQLVKYSPNTILLIVSNPVDILTYVAWKISGLSKNRVIGSGTNLDSARFRFLLSQRLNVAPTSCHGWIIGEHGDTSVPVWSGVNVAGVRLRDLNEDVGTEKDVEKWSELHKQVVDSAYEVIKLKGYTSWAIGLSVSHLASAILRNSNQVHAVSTLVTGYHGIDEEVFLSLPCTLGEGGVTFIVQQKLTDSELALLSKSAKTMHEVQTDLKF, from the exons ATGACAAGTATCAAGGACAAGCTGCTGAGCACGGTGACGGAACCAGTCCCAGCCGGCAGGAACAAGATCTCCATTGTCGGCGTGGGTCAGGTCGGCATGGCGTGCGCCTTCAGCATCCTGACAAAC AACGTGTCTAGCGACGTGGTTCTAGTAGACGTGATGGCGGACAAGCTAAAAGGAGAGATGATGGATCTCCAACACGGCAGCGCGTTCTTGAAGAACGCGAAGATCAACGCCAGCACGGACTACGCTGCAACCGCGAACTCCAGTATTTGTATAGTGACCGCCGGTGCTAGGCAAAGGGAAGGGGAAACCCGACTGAACCTGGTTCAAAGGAACACCGACATCTTCAAGGGCATCATCCCGCAGTTGGTCAAATATAGTCCTAACACCATCTTGTTGATCGTTTCGAATCCGGTCGACATTTTGACTTACGTGGCCTGGAAGATCTCTGGCTTGTCGAAGAACCGCGTGATCGGAAGCGGCACCAATCTCGACTCTGCTCGCTTCCGGTTCCTTTTATCGCAGAGGCTGAACGTTGCGCCTACGTCCTGCCACGGATGGATCATTGGGGAGCATGGCGACACTAGTG TGCCGGTATGGTCGGGAGTGAACGTGGCCGGTGTCAGGTTGCGCGATCTAAACGAAGACGTTGGAACTGAAAAGGACGTTGAGAAATGGAGTGAGCTGCACAAGCAGGTGGTCGACAGCGCTTACGAAGTAATCAAGCTCAAAGGGTACACGTCGTGGGCCATTGGACTGAGCGTTTCGCACCTTGCATCGGCCATTTTGCGAAACTCGAACCAGGTTCATGCGGTCTCCACGCTAGTTACC GGTTACCACGGTATCGACGAGGAAGTATTCCTCTCCCTGCCATGCACATTAGGCGAAGGAGGAGTGACCTTCATCGTCCAGCAGAAGTTAACAGACAGCGAGCTCGCTCTCTTAAGCAAATCTGCAAAAACGATGCACGAAGTCCAAACAGACCTAAAGTTCTAG